In Candidatus Methylomirabilota bacterium, the following are encoded in one genomic region:
- a CDS encoding iron chelate uptake ABC transporter family permease subunit: MSDLFSLLWAPFLMCLVLTGLHAYLGLHVIAREVVFVDIALAQIAALGATAAFLLGFELDSWVSYFSGLGATLAGALVLALTRTRERRISQEAVIGVVYAVSAAATVLLVAGAPHGTEHLRTMLVGNILTVSGSEVLKVGLLYAVIGALHWWWRGPLLLISTDAEAAFRAGRRVRLWDFLFYASFGLMVTTSVRIAGVLLVFSYLIVPALAAMALGGSIRRQLGVGWSLGALVSLVGITASAAFDLPTGATVVCVFGLALLAVSAFMRGLMGRR; the protein is encoded by the coding sequence GTGAGCGATCTCTTTTCGCTCCTGTGGGCGCCGTTCCTGATGTGCCTGGTCCTCACCGGCCTCCACGCCTACCTGGGCCTCCACGTGATCGCGCGGGAGGTCGTCTTCGTCGACATCGCGCTGGCCCAGATCGCGGCCCTCGGCGCCACCGCGGCGTTTCTGCTGGGCTTCGAGCTCGATTCCTGGGTGTCCTACTTCTCCGGGCTCGGCGCCACTCTGGCCGGAGCCCTCGTCCTCGCGCTCACCCGCACCCGGGAGCGCCGGATCTCGCAGGAAGCCGTGATCGGGGTCGTCTACGCGGTATCGGCGGCGGCGACCGTGCTGCTCGTCGCCGGGGCCCCTCACGGCACCGAGCATCTCCGGACCATGCTCGTCGGCAACATCCTCACGGTGAGCGGGAGCGAGGTGCTCAAGGTGGGCCTGCTCTATGCCGTCATCGGCGCGCTGCATTGGTGGTGGCGTGGTCCCTTGCTCCTGATCTCCACCGATGCTGAGGCCGCCTTCCGGGCGGGGCGGCGCGTGCGCCTCTGGGATTTCCTCTTCTACGCGTCGTTCGGCCTGATGGTGACAACCTCGGTCCGGATCGCTGGTGTTCTGCTGGTCTTCTCCTATCTCATCGTTCCCGCCCTGGCCGCCATGGCGCTGGGCGGATCGATCCGGCGCCAGCTCGGAGTGGGCTGGAGCCTGGGCGCGCTGGTCAGCCTCGTCGGCATCACCGCCTCGGCCGCCTTCGATCTGCCCACCGGGGCCACGGTGGTGTGCGTGTTCGGGCTCGCGCTCCTGGCGGTCTCGGCGTTCATGCGTGGTCTAATGGGGCGGCGATGA
- a CDS encoding beta-propeller fold lactonase family protein, which yields MTSRIALIVVAAWTAALAAGPAAAATLFVTNTKSDSISVIDTTTLEVVGAIPLGRGKPNRIVFQPDGKLAWVVYDKSRDLGIVDPDTRKLVKRVKIGGNPYNLAFTPDGRYLYVLDWSSETSSDAVIIYDLKAERVEGRIEVSTWPAHGIFTRDGRIFYVSGETAGDVTVIDTATRAVVGRIVHGGGDAMGLALSADGKTLYAAAGENKAILKIDTATSRVGGEIALPGVVHEATLTLDGKFLYATLRKTNKVVVIRTADGKIVATIPQRGYPDLVTMEPNGRYALVTNRWADAVAVIDLASHKEVRTISVGKAPHGMALRPR from the coding sequence GTGACATCGCGGATCGCCCTGATTGTCGTCGCCGCCTGGACCGCCGCCCTGGCCGCGGGGCCGGCGGCCGCGGCCACCCTCTTCGTCACCAACACGAAATCCGACTCGATCTCCGTCATCGACACGACCACGCTCGAAGTGGTGGGCGCCATCCCGCTCGGCCGGGGCAAGCCCAACCGCATCGTCTTCCAGCCGGACGGCAAGCTCGCCTGGGTCGTCTACGACAAGAGTCGCGATCTGGGGATCGTGGACCCGGACACCCGCAAGCTCGTCAAGCGGGTGAAGATCGGCGGCAACCCCTACAACCTCGCCTTCACCCCCGACGGCCGCTATCTCTACGTGCTCGATTGGTCGAGTGAGACCAGCAGCGACGCGGTGATCATCTACGACCTCAAGGCCGAGCGCGTGGAGGGACGCATCGAAGTCTCCACCTGGCCGGCCCACGGCATCTTCACCCGCGACGGCCGGATCTTTTACGTGTCCGGCGAGACGGCCGGCGACGTGACGGTGATCGACACCGCAACCCGCGCGGTCGTCGGGCGGATCGTCCACGGCGGCGGCGATGCCATGGGGCTCGCGCTGTCGGCCGACGGCAAGACGCTCTACGCCGCCGCCGGCGAGAACAAGGCGATCCTCAAGATCGACACGGCGACCAGCCGCGTCGGCGGGGAGATCGCTCTGCCCGGCGTCGTCCACGAGGCCACGCTCACCCTCGACGGCAAGTTCCTCTACGCGACGCTGCGCAAGACCAACAAGGTGGTCGTCATCCGCACGGCCGACGGCAAGATCGTCGCCACCATCCCCCAGCGGGGGTATCCGGACCTGGTGACGATGGAGCCGAACGGCCGGTACGCCCTGGTGACCAACCGCTGGGCCGACGCGGTGGCCGTCATCGACCTCGCCAGCCACAAAGAGGTCCGGACGATCTCCGTGGGCAAAGCGCCCCACGGCATGGCGCTCCGGCCGCGCTGA
- a CDS encoding copper resistance CopC family protein gives MTERMIAAASLALTALLSAAPGASAHAVLDRADPRAGSTVRTAPSEVKLWFTENLEPAFSTVRVVAADGRPVDRGDGRVDADNPALLRITLSPLPAGTYRVIWRVVSVDTHVTRGEFSFNIAP, from the coding sequence ATGACGGAGCGGATGATCGCCGCCGCGAGCCTGGCTCTGACCGCCCTCCTCTCCGCGGCCCCGGGGGCGAGCGCTCACGCGGTTCTCGATCGGGCCGACCCGCGGGCGGGCAGCACGGTGAGGACGGCGCCGAGCGAGGTCAAGCTCTGGTTCACCGAAAATCTCGAGCCGGCCTTCAGCACCGTTCGGGTCGTCGCTGCGGACGGCCGGCCGGTCGATCGGGGCGACGGCCGCGTGGATGCCGACAACCCTGCCCTGCTCCGCATCACGCTTTCTCCGCTGCCAGCCGGCACCTACAGGGTGATCTGGCGCGTCGTGTCCGTGGACACCCACGTCACCCGAGGCGAGTTCAGCTTCAACATCGCGCCGTGA
- a CDS encoding c-type cytochrome, whose translation MRSGTTTRIRVGLVAMALGIVPLGVVAGAVVHAEAPQGGGHGAHSPGPTDRTRPPAAPGVRPPRRLTMEEVHRGGGVPRGWQFAVPPGDAAKGRQLFQDLECFKCHAIKGESFPPSGGDPKSVGPDLTGMGAAHPAEYLAESILAPNHVIVEGPGFTGPDGLSIMPSFADSLSLAQWVDLVAYLKSLTEGGDAPPHGRGVERSQVAGDYRIRIVYEPGASTPHGDGHSGAHGASPSATAAPGHLMAFITDREFNEPVPYLPVTAIVHTPGRPPRTVKLAPMVSDRGFHYGASLALPEGTQKIALSIGATAMQVTGGAKGRFKKPVTAVFE comes from the coding sequence ATGCGAAGTGGAACGACGACGCGAATCCGGGTTGGACTCGTCGCGATGGCGCTGGGGATCGTGCCGCTCGGCGTGGTGGCCGGGGCCGTCGTCCACGCCGAGGCGCCGCAGGGCGGCGGCCACGGTGCTCACAGCCCCGGGCCTACTGACAGGACCAGGCCCCCGGCGGCCCCCGGCGTTCGGCCGCCACGGCGCCTGACGATGGAGGAGGTGCACCGCGGGGGCGGCGTGCCGCGCGGCTGGCAGTTCGCGGTGCCGCCGGGCGACGCGGCGAAGGGACGCCAGCTCTTCCAGGACCTCGAGTGCTTCAAGTGCCACGCGATTAAGGGCGAGAGCTTTCCGCCATCGGGTGGTGACCCGAAGAGCGTCGGCCCTGATCTGACCGGCATGGGCGCCGCGCATCCCGCGGAGTACCTCGCCGAGTCGATCCTGGCGCCCAACCACGTCATCGTCGAAGGGCCGGGCTTCACGGGTCCCGACGGGCTGTCGATCATGCCGAGCTTCGCCGACAGCCTCTCCCTCGCCCAGTGGGTGGACCTGGTGGCCTACCTCAAGAGCCTGACCGAGGGCGGCGATGCTCCGCCCCATGGGCGCGGGGTGGAGCGCTCGCAGGTCGCTGGCGACTACCGGATCCGGATCGTCTACGAGCCCGGCGCCAGCACTCCCCACGGGGACGGTCACTCCGGGGCGCACGGCGCATCCCCCAGCGCGACGGCAGCCCCAGGGCACCTCATGGCGTTTATCACCGACCGTGAGTTCAACGAGCCGGTCCCTTATCTGCCGGTGACGGCGATCGTGCACACGCCAGGCCGTCCACCGCGGACGGTGAAGCTCGCGCCCATGGTGAGCGATCGTGGCTTCCACTACGGGGCGAGCCTGGCCCTCCCCGAGGGTACCCAGAAGATCGCGCTCTCGATCGGCGCCACGGCCATGCAAGTAACCGGCGGGGCCAAAGGGCGGTTCAAGAAGCCTGTCACGGCGGTCTTCGAGTAG
- a CDS encoding metal ABC transporter substrate-binding protein, with the protein MGRSILTLTAVLLALGLATGGEAAAKVRSVASTPDLKALTDAVGGDLVDVVSLVRGTQNAHDVEVRPSLMLKLRHADLLVRNGLGLDYWVEPLVVGAHNARILPGTAGYVDASRGVAVIPPKGPIDRSRGDVHPEGDPHYTLDPANAGVVTANIVEGLRRVAPQHGPLFETQRREFLGRLEAAMARWQKTLEPYRGAKVVTYHETFNYFLRRFGLELAGAIEDRPGIPPSPAHLAELIRTIREQKIKVIVAEPYADRKVVELVARDSGARTLVLPSAVGGIKGIDSYLDLIDHNVRALAEALR; encoded by the coding sequence ATGGGGCGATCGATCCTCACGCTGACCGCTGTCCTGCTCGCCCTCGGGCTCGCGACCGGGGGCGAGGCCGCGGCCAAGGTCCGGAGCGTGGCCTCCACCCCCGACCTCAAGGCGCTCACCGACGCCGTGGGCGGCGATCTGGTGGACGTCGTCAGTCTCGTCCGAGGAACCCAGAACGCGCACGATGTCGAGGTGCGGCCCAGTCTCATGCTCAAGCTCCGCCATGCAGACCTCCTCGTGCGCAACGGGCTCGGTCTCGACTACTGGGTCGAGCCCCTCGTGGTGGGCGCCCACAACGCGCGTATCCTGCCCGGCACTGCCGGCTACGTCGACGCCTCCCGCGGCGTGGCCGTCATTCCTCCGAAGGGACCGATCGACCGCTCGCGCGGTGATGTCCACCCCGAGGGCGACCCACACTACACGCTCGACCCCGCCAACGCCGGAGTCGTCACCGCAAACATCGTGGAGGGGCTCCGGCGGGTCGCGCCCCAGCACGGGCCTCTGTTCGAGACGCAGCGCCGCGAGTTCCTGGGGCGGCTGGAGGCGGCGATGGCACGCTGGCAGAAGACGCTCGAGCCCTACCGTGGCGCCAAGGTCGTCACCTATCACGAGACGTTCAACTATTTCCTGCGGCGCTTCGGCCTTGAGCTGGCCGGCGCCATCGAGGACCGGCCGGGCATCCCACCCTCGCCGGCCCATCTGGCCGAGCTGATCCGCACCATCCGCGAGCAGAAGATCAAAGTGATCGTCGCCGAGCCCTACGCGGACCGAAAGGTCGTCGAGCTGGTCGCCCGCGACAGCGGCGCCCGGACCCTGGTGCTACCGTCGGCAGTCGGCGGCATCAAGGGCATCGACTCCTACCTCGACCTCATCGACCACAACGTCCGGGCACTGGCCGAGGCGCTCCGGTGA
- a CDS encoding CopD family protein yields MSLEGLGFLARWAHLALAVAVVGACTTLLVAGRSDRPTARAWEDRVLRWLRVLVLLALATGALLLAYQAAYLSGRTAAAFEGRTLAQVLFETQAGHVWLVRHGVLLLLFALVSLRADVDGRLDWLAGRGEALALGAGALALVAAGGHAAAVKPDPWPAVTIDAVHLLATGIWVGGLLPLALLLRAASRPEGADARPYAVLAARRFSRLALAAVVALVISGMGNVVAQIGSIAALVGTSYGRLLLAKLGLLLMILALAAVNRRRLVPALSGEAATVGRPAMRRLARFVTAEAMLALLLIAVAAALGMTPPARHQQPDWPFAFRLSLGALQSAPELRLRALIGSQVAVLGVAAALAALVVRSRRGPLLAGAVVLVGMGLGLGLPPLAIDAYPTTYVRPRVPYQAASIAQGARLYREQCAACHGPSGAGDGDRAATLPRRPPDLRSPHTNQHTAGDLFWWITGGIPRGGMPGFGDRLGPEARWDLVNFVRALGAAAAARMLGPSVERGRPWLVAPDFTFAVGPTPTRGLRDYRGRRIVLLVLYTLPDSRPRLAQLAAGYNVLGLLGVEVIAVPGDAAPDAIGRLGADPLILFPVVTEGAREIAAAYGLFARAPHAEFLVDRQGYVRALWAAERPSVRELNRLLAEIQELNEEKAATPAADEHVH; encoded by the coding sequence ATGAGCCTCGAAGGGCTGGGATTCCTCGCGCGCTGGGCCCATCTGGCCCTGGCCGTCGCCGTCGTGGGCGCCTGCACCACGCTGCTCGTCGCCGGCCGCTCCGACCGGCCCACCGCGCGGGCGTGGGAGGATCGCGTGCTCCGGTGGCTGCGCGTTCTGGTGCTCCTGGCGCTCGCCACCGGCGCCCTGCTGCTGGCCTACCAGGCCGCGTATCTGTCCGGGCGCACCGCCGCGGCCTTCGAGGGCCGTACGCTCGCGCAGGTCCTGTTCGAGACCCAGGCCGGCCACGTGTGGCTCGTGCGCCACGGCGTGCTGCTGCTGCTCTTCGCCCTCGTCAGCCTCAGGGCCGATGTCGACGGGCGCCTGGACTGGCTCGCCGGGCGGGGCGAGGCGCTGGCCCTGGGCGCGGGTGCGCTTGCACTCGTCGCCGCCGGCGGTCACGCCGCCGCCGTCAAGCCCGACCCGTGGCCTGCGGTCACGATCGACGCGGTCCACCTGCTGGCGACGGGGATCTGGGTGGGCGGCCTCCTGCCGCTCGCGCTGCTGCTCCGCGCGGCGAGCCGCCCCGAGGGGGCGGACGCGCGCCCCTACGCGGTGCTGGCCGCCCGCCGGTTCTCCCGCCTGGCCCTCGCCGCCGTCGTCGCGCTCGTCATCTCGGGGATGGGGAACGTCGTCGCCCAGATCGGCAGCATCGCCGCCCTCGTGGGAACTTCCTACGGGCGCCTGCTCCTCGCCAAGCTCGGCCTCCTGCTCATGATCCTCGCGCTGGCGGCCGTGAACCGGCGGCGCCTGGTTCCGGCGCTCTCCGGCGAGGCGGCGACGGTGGGCCGTCCGGCGATGCGCCGGCTCGCGCGTTTCGTGACCGCCGAGGCGATGCTCGCGCTGCTCCTGATCGCGGTCGCTGCCGCGCTGGGGATGACGCCACCGGCCCGCCACCAGCAGCCGGACTGGCCGTTCGCGTTCCGGCTCTCGCTGGGGGCGCTCCAGAGCGCGCCCGAGCTTCGGCTGCGCGCGTTGATCGGCTCGCAGGTGGCAGTGCTGGGGGTGGCGGCCGCGCTGGCCGCGCTGGTCGTCCGATCCCGCCGCGGGCCCTTGCTCGCCGGCGCCGTGGTCCTGGTGGGCATGGGTCTGGGTCTCGGCCTGCCCCCGCTGGCGATCGACGCATACCCGACGACGTACGTGCGACCGCGCGTGCCATATCAGGCGGCGTCCATCGCCCAGGGCGCGCGCCTCTACCGCGAGCAGTGCGCCGCCTGTCATGGTCCGAGCGGCGCCGGGGACGGCGATCGCGCTGCGACGCTGCCGCGCCGGCCCCCCGATCTACGCTCGCCGCACACCAACCAGCACACCGCCGGCGATCTGTTCTGGTGGATCACCGGAGGAATCCCACGGGGGGGAATGCCGGGCTTCGGCGATCGGCTCGGGCCCGAGGCGCGGTGGGACCTGGTGAACTTCGTCCGCGCGCTCGGCGCCGCCGCGGCCGCGCGCATGCTGGGCCCCAGCGTCGAGCGGGGTCGGCCCTGGCTGGTCGCCCCGGACTTCACCTTCGCCGTCGGCCCCACGCCGACCCGCGGCCTCAGAGATTATCGCGGTCGGCGCATCGTGCTGCTCGTGCTCTATACCCTGCCCGACTCCCGCCCGCGCCTGGCGCAGCTCGCCGCCGGCTACAACGTCCTCGGTCTGCTGGGCGTCGAGGTGATCGCGGTGCCCGGCGACGCCGCGCCCGACGCCATCGGCCGTCTCGGCGCCGATCCACTGATCCTGTTTCCGGTCGTCACCGAGGGGGCGCGCGAGATCGCGGCCGCCTACGGCCTGTTCGCGCGCGCCCCCCACGCGGAGTTCCTGGTCGACCGCCAGGGCTACGTCCGGGCCCTGTGGGCGGCGGAGAGGCCGTCGGTCCGCGAGCTGAACCGGCTGCTCGCGGAGATCCAGGAGCTCAACGAGGAGAAGGCGGCGACGCCCGCCGCCGACGAGCACGTGCACTGA
- a CDS encoding copper-binding protein, whose product MRLWKVVLLVNLALALGIGGGYLWWGRRAERLERELGQARAAPAVGEREWRVRGVVRAILPDINLMVLSHEEIPGYMAPMTMGFRAASPKIYDGLQVGDAVRFTVRGTPPDVLVTAVERIP is encoded by the coding sequence ATGCGGCTCTGGAAGGTCGTGCTCCTGGTCAACCTGGCCCTGGCCCTGGGCATCGGCGGGGGCTACCTCTGGTGGGGACGCCGGGCGGAGCGGCTCGAGCGCGAGCTCGGGCAGGCCCGAGCGGCGCCGGCGGTCGGAGAGCGGGAGTGGCGGGTCCGGGGCGTCGTGCGCGCCATCCTGCCCGACATCAACCTCATGGTCCTGAGCCACGAGGAGATCCCCGGCTACATGGCGCCCATGACGATGGGATTCCGCGCCGCCTCGCCCAAGATTTACGACGGACTCCAGGTCGGAGACGCGGTACGATTTACCGTGCGCGGGACGCCGCCCGACGTGCTGGTGACGGCGGTCGAAAGGATCCCGTGA
- a CDS encoding phosphatase PAP2 family protein: MIIPRSRAVLLVAGAAFLALAGAVALLGTLPMDAAIRDALLAWATPPVLTVMRVVNYAGDWRVILPGTLLLFVVFTRARARWWIWLGLMVAAPIAQWMLKEAIGRPRPENASLGFPSGHATAAAAFFGAVVYLAGALPSRRACLVVRGLALGAVVLVAAARVMLRAHWPSDVLAGIALGLALAAGAALAATPLSDEG, translated from the coding sequence ATGATCATTCCCCGGTCGCGGGCGGTGCTGCTGGTGGCCGGCGCCGCCTTCCTGGCGCTGGCGGGCGCCGTCGCGCTCCTGGGCACGCTCCCGATGGACGCGGCGATCCGCGACGCGCTGCTAGCCTGGGCCACGCCGCCGGTGCTGACGGTGATGCGCGTGGTCAATTACGCGGGGGACTGGCGGGTGATCCTGCCGGGGACGCTGCTACTCTTCGTCGTCTTCACGCGGGCCCGCGCGCGCTGGTGGATCTGGCTCGGGCTGATGGTGGCGGCGCCGATCGCCCAGTGGATGCTGAAGGAGGCGATCGGCCGGCCGCGGCCGGAGAACGCCTCCCTCGGCTTCCCCAGCGGGCACGCCACGGCGGCCGCCGCGTTCTTCGGCGCCGTCGTCTACCTGGCGGGGGCGCTCCCGTCCCGGAGGGCGTGCCTGGTCGTGCGGGGGCTGGCGCTCGGCGCGGTGGTGCTGGTGGCGGCAGCGCGGGTGATGCTGCGCGCCCACTGGCCCTCCGATGTGCTGGCGGGGATCGCGCTCGGCCTGGCCCTCGCCGCGGGGGCGGCGCTGGCCGCGACGCCGCTCAGCGACGAGGGCTGA
- a CDS encoding HAD-IA family hydrolase, with protein sequence MSGRSASPIRAIFFDAGNTLLRMNYPAIAAELAARGIRVTPEHVQRAEWRARVRLDEALLSRRAPGTSTETPATAGRYLRFLLEELGVTDEAIVRGLTEWRRAYNPPVGLWNVRDPDAPAALSLVRGAGLRAAVISNSNGSIHSILEALGLAAHLDFVLDSFLVGVEKPDPRIFRLALERAGLEPAQAVYVGDLYSIDVVGARAAGMGAVLLDPGGCWGARDCPAAPDLMAAVRMVVDGAWT encoded by the coding sequence ATGTCCGGACGCTCCGCGTCGCCGATCCGCGCGATCTTCTTCGACGCCGGTAACACGCTGCTGAGGATGAACTACCCGGCGATCGCCGCCGAGCTCGCCGCCCGCGGCATCCGCGTGACGCCGGAGCACGTGCAGCGGGCGGAGTGGCGCGCCCGGGTGCGGCTGGACGAGGCGCTGCTGTCCCGGCGGGCGCCGGGCACCTCCACCGAGACCCCGGCCACCGCGGGCCGATATCTGAGATTCCTGCTGGAAGAGCTGGGCGTCACCGACGAGGCGATCGTTCGCGGTCTCACCGAGTGGCGCCGCGCCTACAACCCGCCCGTCGGTCTCTGGAACGTCCGCGATCCCGACGCGCCCGCGGCCCTGTCGCTGGTGCGCGGCGCCGGGCTCCGGGCCGCGGTCATCTCGAACTCCAACGGCTCCATCCACTCGATCCTCGAAGCGCTGGGCCTGGCCGCCCACCTGGACTTCGTGCTGGACTCGTTCCTGGTGGGGGTCGAAAAGCCAGATCCGCGGATCTTCCGCCTGGCGCTGGAGCGCGCCGGCCTCGAGCCCGCTCAGGCGGTGTACGTCGGCGACCTCTACTCGATCGACGTGGTGGGCGCGCGGGCCGCCGGCATGGGCGCGGTGCTGCTGGACCCGGGCGGATGCTGGGGCGCGCGCGACTGCCCGGCGGCGCCCGATCTGATGGCCGCCGTCCGCATGGTCGTCGACGGCGCCTGGACCTAG